The DNA region GATGGGGGTTACTATTCGTATTGAAAGCGGACCAAAACTAGCATTTTTCAGTATTGTTACTATTTATATCTCGCAACAACTATTTTGGATTATTTCCAATATAGTGTTAATGAAAACAAAAATGTCTCCTGCTTCTATTCTTAGCCTATTCTCTACCATAATTTTCCCAATTATCGGACTAATAATCTTTATAACGACTGGTTACTTATCACTCTTTATCTTGAGTTTGATTTTCAGTTGTATAGCTGCTATTTACTTTCTTTATAATCAAAAGAAAACTAAATACTAAATAAAAAAAGACCTGCAAAGGTCTTTTTATCTTTTCTTATTTGCAATCAGTTTCCCAATCACAAAAAATACAATTGTATACACTATTAGAATTCCAACGGACTTCATATTTAACCCTTGTTTACTTTGAATACTATGTGCTATTTCTGCAAAGTGATAAGTCGGCATTTTTGTCACGATTTTTTGTATTCCTTCTGGCATAGCAATGACTGGCATCCACAAACCACCTAATAATGATAACCCCAAATAAAAAAATAATGATATCGGTTTGGCCGAACGACCGAATTGACCAATTATTGTAGCAAGAGCCAAGAAAACAATCGATGCAACTTGCATGATGATAATGAATAAAATATATTCTAGTGGTGTATAACTAATGCCTTCTATCAAGTAGGCCGCTACGAACATTAATATCATGGAGACTGTCGAAACTAAAATACTCGCCAGTAGTTGACTTCCTATATAGATAGACTCTGGTATTGGCGATACTTTTAAGAAATCATACCAACCTTCAGATTTTTCATCAGCTAAAGACACTCCAAAGTTAGATAGCGCATTCCCAACTATCCCAAAGGCTATCATTGAGATAAGAGAGTATTCTACCCAAGGAATTCCATTAACTTCTACATCACCTGAAAACATTTGCGTATAAAGAACATAAAACATTAAAGGAAAACCAATTACCATAAGTATGTAGGAAACATCTCGAAACGTTCGCTTAATATTTAGAACCGTTAATTTAACTAACTGATTCATCTGACACCTCTTTCATGATAATATCATCAAAGTATTCTTTTACATCAACTCTTTCAGCTGTTGAAATTTCTCTATCAAGTTTAATTTTATGGTCGTGTAAAATAATCACTCGATTACAAATGGCTTCAATCTCAGAAAAATCATGCGATATCAAAATAATCGTCATTTTTTCTTCCTCTTTTAAACGCTTAACTTCTTTCCAAAATAGTAATTTAGCCAGGTAGTCCATTCCCACTGTCGGTTCATCTAAAATTAACAATTGAGGGTTTTGAATAACCGCCAATCCAAATTGTAATCGTCTTTGATTCCCTTGCGAAAGATGTGTGACAAGTTTATCTTTTTGATCTGTTAAATTTGTTAATTCTAAAATTCTCTTGATTGATAAGGGGGCTTTAGAAAAGATTGCTACTAATTCCAACCACTCTTCTACTTTGATTTTTTTAGGTGCGCTAACCTCTTGTAGCATCACACCCACAGCCCCATCTGCACTTAGCAAAGAAGCCTTTTTAACTTTTCCAGACGTCGGCTTTTCAAGTCCTAAAATCATTCGAATCAGTGTTGATTTCCCCGCACCATTTAACCCAACTACTCCAATAACATCCTCCTCATTGATTGTTAAATCAATATTATCTAAGACGGTTATTTTATTGAATTTTTTTGAAACTTTTTTTATTTCAATCATTGATTCCCCCATGTTTTCCCCCATTAATTTGATTTAGAAACATATATACCTATATTATACACCTCTCTTCTAGGATTAATACCGTATCATTTTTAAAATAACATCTCACTGAATAACACCAACCTTACAAATAATTAAAATTGATTTCTGAACCGAATACTTTCTATGGACTTTGAGTATTAACTCGTTGCTCCAAGTAAAGAAAGTTCGTGTATATTTTTGAATCACACAACTGTAATTCTTTTACACTAGAGAATGAATACTACATTCAAAAACTCTTCTCTCGTTTCATGAGAAAGTTTAATTTACTTAGTCATTAAATCATTTATCTTCAATTTTACATTAACGAAATCAATCGAGCTTTTAATGCACTCCCTCCAAAAATAAGGTATATTATTAGATGAGGTGAATGACATGGGAAAATATTTATTTGATAATAAGGGACAAGCTGCTATCACAAACTTTCACGAAAAGAATAAACCTGAACGTCTAGATAAGAAACAACAAGTCCAAGCTCTGCGTGAGAAAATGTTGAAAAATAAAAAGAAAACTAATAAGTAATATCAAAAAAACACGGTGCTCTTCAAAGAGTGCCGTGTTTTTTAATTTATTTAATTCAAATGATAATTAAGATACTCAAGCACTCGCTTACTCTCTTACCATCACACCATTTACAACTTCATTAGCTGGCATTGGAGTATAATCCAACCAACCAGCATCTGCATAAATTTGTTTTTCCTCTTCTCTATTAATAATAATTGGGTTGTCCCTCTTGAAATCGGGATTTGAAACTTTACCTATTTCCTCGCACCTCTTTATATATTCTGAGTTTCGCTCTTGAATATACGTTGCTAATTCCCCGTTAGTTTTTTGTTTCCAATCTTGAAAAGTAATGTAACCTTCTATTACTTCACTATCTGTCATCTCTGATACATCATTTTCTGAATTTATTTCTTGCAAACCATCAACAACCACTATTTTTTCACTTGGTTTTACCTTTAAGTATTTTAAAAACTCTTCATTAGCATCTTCTGGTAAGTTCACCATCACTTTGACTTTATCACCATTTTTAAGGTTTACATCTTTGTTTAATTTGATTTCAAGGGCTGCTACAATATTTTCAAAATCAATTAACCTTTGAGGCGGCAACTCATCTACAGACTTAACATCTAAATTAAATAACGTTTTAGCTAGATTCACCTGATTTATTACATAATTGGCTACACCCTTGCCATTCGATCCTGTAAATGTTAAATCAATATAATTTACAGCATTAAATTCATCGTACTCCGTTTCCTCTACCGCTTCTACAGTCGATTTCACTAATGACTCTTTTGTTTCTACCACTTCTGATTTACCAGCTTCCTCTTGACTGCATCCCGCCAAAACAATCCCTAAAACCAGACACACACAACCTAATTTGAACTTAGACATTTTTTGTCCCCGCTTCCATTTTTAATAGATCCTTTTTTATACAATTCATTATACATTGGGTACAGCAAAGTATAAAGGACCTCATACCTTATCGAAAACATATAATCTAAACTTCTGTAGGCCCTAGCTATCTCCTTTATCATCTCTGTTTCCCATTAAGTGATTAACTATTCTAAAACCATTCATATATAATAGACTATTATAACAATAATTATCTATAAATTTTTACCTAAACGATTGAAAAAAAGGTATTCATATTAGATAATAAACTTATAACACTATGGAGGTGCTTTATGAAAAAATGTGGATACTTATTAATCGCGATGACGTTATTATGTCAACCTATTTTGGGATTGGCAAACGATAACAACATGGAGGAGCAACAATTTACCAACTCGGTCCCGCCCTCAGAGAGTACTAATCTCAGAACAACCCGCCCAACAAATAATGGAGACGGGACGGTAGAGTTCGTAGGAAAGTCATGGGATGTTATCCAAGATTATGGCGATGGGATTAAAATGATTGCTATGGAAAATAAAATTGGAGATAGTATTTATAGTTTAGATTATTTCTTTAATAAAGACGAAGACGATAATGATGGTTATCAAGAAAGTGTTGTGAAAGCCACAGTCGATGAATGGTATAAGAACACCATTGCCGGAAGTCCTGCTGAAGAATTTGTACAGCCTGTAACAAGTCATAATATTACATTAGGTGAAGTTAAGAAAAAATATTATTGGAAAGACAACACGAATGGTAGTATTGGTTATTCACAATGGGCAGATACAATCGTATCACCTCAAAGCTATCCAACAACCTTTGGAGCTGGAAAAAAAGAAGCTTTTATATTGAGTGGTTCAGATGTTACAAAAGAAAAAGCTGCATTAAGTGATAATGGAGTTAGCCATTTAAATAAACTTAAAAAAAATGGAATTGATAGCTCGTGGCTCACATCTCAAGGTGGTCATGAAAATATGGGAACGATATTACTTTCAGACAGAGAGGAAGTTAGTTTTTCTGTCGTGACAGAATCTCACGCTGTGGTTCCTGCGTTAGTGGTACAGACCTTTGATCAAGCAGCTGAAGGATCACCCGTTACAGTAAAATATCTTGATGAAAACGGAAATGCTTTAGCAGACGATATCATTTTGGCAGGAGCTGTTGGCGACACGTATATTTCTGAAAAAAAAGAAATTGATGGCTGGATTTTAAAAGAAATACCAGAAAATGCAACTGGGGTATTCTCTGATAAAGAACAAACGATTACTTACGTATATAAAAAACGCGAAGGAACGACTGGTTCATCAGAGCCTGAAGATACTAATACCACTGAAACTAGCACCACTCCATCAGAGACCGAGAATTCAACATCTCAGTCAGATTTAAATCCGACTGACTCTTCAACCCAATCAAACGAAAACTCTGTTGATAAAGAAAGACTCCCACAAACTGGTGAGAATCACACTTTTAAAACAACATTAACTGCTTTAGGTGTGCTAATCATTTTATTAACTGGATTATTAACTTATCGCTTTAAATTTAAAAATTAATGACAAGGTAATTACTAGCTTATAACAAAAAAGAAAAGGCCCTCACAGGCCTTTTCTTTTTTCTCCACATATATAAGTAAAATAATAAACGCTAGGATATCGAAGGAATAACTCAACAACTCTTGTCCGAAATTCGATGCTACTAGCGCTAGGACAAGTAAGCAACACATCATTAACAGTAGTTTTTTCTTTTTATCCATAAAGCACCTCGCTTACCCTCAGTCTGTTAACTTTTCTTAATTCCTTTTTTCAAAATAATTTTTAGAGGAATATACAACGCCAAGTGAATCATGAACGGCATTGCACAATATAACCACATAGCTAAACTTGTTTCATCAGAAACAAAATAAAAAAAGATTGAAATAATGATGCTTATCGCCAAACCTGCATACGGCATCCAGTTCACATAGCTTGTAAAACTTTCTAACACATCAATTTCTTTTGCTTCCTTCGCCATATACAATCGCCTACTTTCTGTAGCTCTTTTCTCGGATTATACACCTATCCTTTAAAATTAATAGTGTAGATTTCTTTAAATAACAATAGGTTTGGCAAATAAAAAAAGACCTCGAAGGATCTTTTTATTTACTAGGTATTCTTAACCCAGTTCTTCAAAGCGATGACTATATAAATAAAACTAACGATTACTATTAACACCGTAAAACAACTAATAAAAAAGACTCACTTCGATCCAAGTAAAGGGGCTAATCCTACACATAATATGTAGAGGGCCATTACATACAATAATATACCAACACTTTTCCCTTGCCTTACGGCTTCATCTTTAGCCAACTCATTATCATTATTACCAGCCATTGTTCGTAACCATTTCCCTTGTCGAAGCTTTCTTCCCCAAATAAGAAATAAAATACAGAATCCTATCATAATACCTAATAAAATATACTTAAACATCCTCGATACCCTTCCTTCTGTAATCCCGGAATGACAACTCACACTAATTTAAACACAGTATACTCTTTCACTAAATGTAATTCAACAAGAGTGAGATAATAAAAAAGACCCCTCTCAGGATCTTTTTTTATTCAGTCAGTTCAAGCCATTTTGCCATCGCTTTTTTGTATAACTCTTGGTATTCAGCTTGGTGTTGTTTTAGATAAGCTTCTGTTTTTTCTTTTGTTTTTGGAGATAATTCTTTTTTCGAACCAATCATCTCACCTTTTTCATTAATTTGAACATCCGCTTTAAAATCAACACTAGGATCTCGTTCATTAATAATTAACGTACTCACATCATTTTTACCTTTTACATCAACAATCAGTTTGGCTTCTGGATCATGAGCAACTAACCATGGTGTTCTTTCCATAATTGGTAATAAGATTGTTCCTTTTTGGAAAACAAAGGTACTGTAAGTCACCCCTTCTTCTGTCAGTTCATACGAGCCTTCTGAATAAGGTCCTTGGTCCCCTTTATCCCAACTTTCCGCATTTTTTAGATAGCGGTGATTAACTACTTGAAAATAACCTTCAAATGCTAACGGAATTAAAATCAACACCACTAACGCCGCAATCACTCGTTTGTATTTCTTATTATTCTTAACTTTCTTATCCATTGTTTTAACCATCTCTTGGTCCTCCCTTAATAAATCATCTAGAGAGATTGATAAGACATCACTGATTCTAACAATCATTTCCAAGTCAGGATAGTTTCGCCCTACTTCCCAGCTAGACACCGCTGGTCGAGAAACATTTAATTCTGTCGCCAATGCTTCTTGAGTTAGGTTTAACTCCATCCGTTTTGTTTTGATTTTTTCACCAATGGTCATCTCAATCAACTCCTACTTTCATTATTAAAGAATCCTCACTCATAAGTATAGCGATGATTCGTATCAATGCAATAAAACATAACGATACCATTCGTATCATGTTGGTATCACTGGTATTCACTATTAAAAAAACTCTGACAACTGTCAGAGTCCTTGCTTTACACCATATATTGAATCGTGTTTTCAATGGCTAATAAATTTTCTCGATAAACTCGCATCTCATTCCGATTAATATCACCTAATTCAAAAGCATCTTGAATACTATCACGTTCTAATTGAATGGCGTACGTTAACCACTCATTAACTTGTTCAGAAGTTGATGTTCTAGAACGTAAGCCATTATGTTGTAACCGGGCAAAGTAAAAGTCCACTAATTCTTGCGGGAAGGCATCTTGATCCAACTCTTCTAAATGGTTCAAGACATAGTTTCGATTGCTTTCCTGTAAATACTCACGTTCAGCACGGCGCTCTTCAAAACTAGCTGACCTTAATTTAGCAAACCTCATTTTTTTACGAATCAAGCGACCATAAAACATCTGGCTTTGATAAGTTTTATCATGGGTCAGCCTAAACAATCGCTTATTTAAACGACGTAAATTCAAGAATGCTGTTTGGAAACTAACATTTCCTTCAGCCATTTGAACAATTGTATCTGTATATTTCCATTTCAGGATTTTTTCCATTAAACGATCTTGGCTATCGTCAGATTCGTCAGAATTTAACAAGGTAATAATTCGATCATTATACATGGTAATCACACGTTCTACAGCCAAATGATTTTCCGTTGTTTCTTGTTCTTTCAATTGCAAGATGACATCTCTTAAAATAGCAATTTCTTGATCATGTCCCATGCGTTCCGTGGCATTTTCATTTTCTTCCGCAAACAACGGCATTGCAAAGTTAGCCAATATTAAGGTTGTAATAATCACACCGCCTGCAATACTGATCATCAACTCCCTCTCCATGAAAGCTGATCCGTCTGCCAACATAATCGGCAAACTCAAGGCACTGACTAAGGTAATCGTTCCACGAACACCTGAAATAGTGTATAAAAATGATGTTGCTAAACGGTCTTCAGAATTTTTCTGGAAGTTTTTGAATAACCAGAAACAAACAAAGCGAATGGCTAATAAAATCGCTGTAATACTTAAAATATAAGCAATCAACCTCACGTTACTAATATTATTATTTTCCCACACCACACGAATCACTCGTGGCAGTTGAGTTCCTAATAAAACAAATACTAGACCATTTAAACTAAAACTTAAAATTGACCATGTGTTTTTTGACAAGACATTTAACTGTGCTACTTCTGGCGTTACACGATAGTAGCTAAACGAATAGACAATCCCGCCACTAACTGCTGCTAAAATCCCATTCACATGGAAATGTTCTGCCACTAAGAAAATGCCGAACGGCAATAATAATTCCAACAACATAAAGGAAACGGTACTCTCAATTCCTTGATTTCTTAGCCAACGCACTAAGCTCATTGCTAGGAAACTGATGACGACTCCTGTAAAAATACCGCCCAGTGAAATTAAGACAAAACTAAGACTAGCATTCGCCATTGAGAAAACACCTGTCAATAAAGCTGCCGAGGCAAATTGGAATGATACCAAACCAGACGCATCATTAATAAGTGATTCACCCTCTAACGTGTGCATAATCTTATGAGGAATTTTAACTTTTTCCGCAAGTGCTGAAACAGCTACCGGGTCCGTCGGCGCCAAAGCTGCTGCTAGTGCAAAACAAGCTGCCCAAGGAGCGGATGGAATAATCCAATGAATGAAGCTTCCTAAAACAGCTACTGTCACAAAGACTAAGCCAATCGACAAGACTAAGACTGCTTTTCGTTCTTGCCACAATGACTTCTTATCGACATTAGCCCCATCATTAAATAGTAATGGCGCTAAGAAGAGCAACATAAATAGCTCTGAACCTAATTCAAAACTATGTAACCCAGTAGGGATCGCGATTAAAATCCCCAATGTCACCTGAATTAACGGGATGGCAATATTTGGAATAAAGCGATTAATAATATTCGATGCCAACACCATAGTTAACATCAATAAAATCATTTCAACAATCTGCATACATAACCTCTCCAACTAATTATTTATAGTATCAAGTTTATTACAAAAATGATGAAAGATATAGTATTTACCTCTGACGCGCTCTTGATTCTTCTACAAAACCTCCAATAAAAAAGTCCTCAAGCATATTCTTTTATACTTACTCTTTTTATGGCTATATTAAGAATAGAAACTACTAGGAGGAATCCCTATGTCAAAACTAGATAATTTTGCTGATTATTTAACTAAAATAGATAATCCCATTCACCGTGAACAGTTAACTGGCGTTTTACAATGGATTATTGATGAGTTCCCAACATTAGAAACAAAAATTGCTTGGAACCAACCGATGTTTACTGATCACGGAACTTTCATTCTCGGTCTAAGTGTTGCCAAACATCATTTTTCAATTGCTCCCGAGGGAATTGTGATTGAAAAGTTTGCTGATAAAATTGCTAATGCTAATTATAGTACCGGAAAACAATTTATGCGTATTAAATGGGACCAACCAATCAATTACGATTTACTTAGAGATATTATTCAATTTAATATTGATGATAAAAAAGACTGTCCGACCTTTTGGCGCAAATAAAAAGAGACCTTAACAGGTCTCTTTTTGATTTAATGATACTAACTGATTTTTGACATTGCATCAAGAGCTTTCCATTCTAATTTATCCAATTCGATAGGTTGTGCTAAATCATCAAATAGTTCATATCCATCTTTTTCACGAGTCCGACTTAAGACTGGTCCATCATCAGAAAAACTATATTGTGCATAGGTATGTCTATCCGCTCCCCCACTACCACTGTAAAGTAACGTCCCATCCTTCAACGGTGTAATAGACATTCTCTCGCCAATCATGCCTAAATCATTTTCATTCGTTGTCAAACGAACAAGCTGATTATCCGAAGAAATAGTATAGATATCTAGTAAACTATGATTACCTTCAACATTTTCAAGAGCAATCATTAATTCTTCAGTGCCATTATCGTCTAAATCCTTTAATGTATAAACCACTCCCGAATAGAAATCTTGATTGACTAAGAATGCCATGTTATTAAGACTATCATCTTGCCCCCAAACTTCAGACTCTGTGATATAAGTTAGATATTTTTCTTTGACACTGTCATACAAGCTAAGATTCACTAATTTTTTAGGTGCTTCTGTTTCTTCTTTATTTTTATTCGACGTATCATCTTTTTTAGTTTCTTTCTTATCTTCTGTTTCAACTGAATCTTTTTGACTAGATACCGGCTTACTACCTGTACAGCCGCTAAAACTAATGATACCTATTAACATAAATCCTGTAATCAAAATCTTGTTCTTCTTCATAATTCCTCCAAATAATATGTCGTCTACTTAAATTATACACTAGTCTGATTAATTTAAGACTATAAACTAAAAAAGACCTAATTAGGTCTTTTTTTAATATCTTTTGACAATTCTTGCGCCAAATGGCATCAAAGCTAAAGTTGCTAATTTAAATGATTGTTTAGCAAATGGGATTCCTACAATGGTAATTGTCAGTATAATCCCGCTGATAAAATGAGCTAGAGCTAAGGGAATTCCTGATACTAGCAACCAAATAATATTTAAAATCAATGTTCCACCCGTACTAGTGGTAACGATTTCTTTACCAAACGGCCATAGACTCAACTCCGCAAACTTAAAACACTGTAAGCCGACTGGAATACCGATAATTGTGATGCACCACAAAATCCCCGCTAAGAACCATCCAATAGCACCTGTTAACCCACCAAAAATCAACCATATAATATTTCCAACTAATCTCATTCGTTCCACTTCCTCTATCAAACTAGGTCACAATAGACCCTCCACTTTTATCATAGCAACTCTACTGTGGATTACAAGTGATTAGCCGCAAATTCAGCCTAAGGTCTTATCCCTCAAAAACAGACTGTCTAACTATTTTTTGTTATACTTAAGATAACAACGGAGGTGTTTTTATGGAAAATTTTGTTCAGTTCTTTTCATCTGGTGAATATTTACGAGACCTATCTATCGCCCTATATGCAGGAATTATTTTATGGGGGCTAGGCATTTTCTATGATCGCCAACAAGCTGCCCGCCGTTTCAACGAAGATAAAGCAGAATCATTAGAAGATCACTACGCTGATATGCTGGGGGCTGCTGCTAGTTTTCTACGAATCGACGACTCTTATCCTATGTTTGTTAAAGATGAGATTGACGTCAAATTTAAAATGAGTGGTGAAAATTTTTCCCGTGTGCTCAATTCAATCGATACAAAACGCTATGAAAAATACTATGGGGAAACAGATTTACTCAGATTAAATAGTATGTTGGATAACATACTTGCATTAGACCACAACGCCTATGAAAAAGTGACCGATGCTCAAGAGCTGGTCCATAAAGTTGTTAAAAATGTTCGAAAATGTCATAAAGGTTTGTAAATCCACGACTATTTTCCCAATGTAAATGATTTTTGACAGCGTCATGACGCTATTTTCGTTATAGTTTTAGTAAGGAGCTGATTTGATGGAACTTGGAAAACAATTAAAAGAATATCGGACAACTCACGGTTACTCTCAAGAAAAGTTGGCTGATAAAATTTATGTCTCTCGGCAAACAATCTCAAACTGGGAGAATGATAAAAGCTATCCTGACATTCACAACTTGTCCCTACTAAGTATCCTCTTTGATGTTTCAATCGACGACTTAGTCAAAGGAGACGTGGCAGAAATGAAACAACGAATCAAAAATAAGAAACTAAATAAAGAAATGAATCGCTACAGTTGGATTATGATTATTTCAATTGTAGCTGCAGCACTTTCCGTTGGGATTCCAATTGCTGTTAATTCAAAATGGGCAATACTTATTCCAATTATTTTGTACCTTCCGGGATTAATCAGTTCATTTAAAATTGAACGTATAAAAAAAGAAGAAGATATTAAAACCTATTCAGAAATCATTGCATTCACTGAAAATGGCGATGTTCAGGCGGCACGCTCTAAGCGTCAGCCAACCAAAGATTTCTTATCAAAAACTCTGATTGTTATCCTTTTTGCAGCCTGTGCTGGTGTGATTGCCTTATTATCTGCTTTCATTTTTTCTTATATCTAAACAAAAAGACCTAGCTAGGTCTTTTTATTTATTCGTCATTTGAAATATAGTGACCGCAACTATTAAAATTAACACAACCACTCCAATAATAATTTTCGAAGACAAGATAGCACCTCTTATTCTGTTTTTCAGACTGACCCATATGATTTATCATTTCTCAATGACATGTATTCTCAATTATACGTTATATTCCGCAAAAAATGTAAATCATTTATATTACATAACATCTTATTAGCAAATCTTTAGTTGCTGACAACTACTTATTGTGATAAAATTAACAATGTTTTTAAATGGGGGATAAATGAAAATGGGGATGACAATGAAAAAAACACTACTCTTTACACTCACATTAATTAGTTTGACAGCCATTAGCGGCTGTACCAAACATGAAAAAAGTGCAACAACACCTACTGTGGCGACTGAGGCAACATCAACTACTGACAAGACAGAGACTTCGCAAGAAACTGATACCACAACTGCTGCCACTCGCCATGAGCGACAACACAATGAGAATGTTACCGGTGCATCTAAAGATGAAGATACTTTAACCGGAGCATCACCTATGACTGTCGGCAAGGTGGAAGCAATTAAAATAATCAAAGAATCAACGTTATCAGGTTATGACATTGGACAAATGATTCAATTAGTTAAAACAGCTCGGACAACAGAAGCCATGCTAGAAAATTTCAATCAAGTAAATGACTCTTTCAGTGCCGTAGATGACTCAAATTCCATTGCTAAAATGAAGGACCTAATTGAACAATTAAACAATTAAAACAGGCATTAGCCTGTTTTTTATTATTCTTTAAATTTATGCTATGATGTTTTTAGATAACTATTGAAAGGATTTAATTATGCAGAGTCTAATTTTCTTTTTAATCTTCTTACTACCTATTTTTTTATTTGGATTTTGGGTTGTAAAAAAACCAACTAGCCTTTGGACAGGATTTTGGTTCTTAGGGTTCATCTCAATTATTACCGTTTTGCTCATCTTACTAATTGAACGCTTGTCTCAACCCGTGGCAGTCTTTATCGGAATGATACTAGCTCTTATTTTAATCGGCCTCTCCTTATTTGGAATTTACGCAATGATCATCGCACTTTTTTGGAACGAGCGTATCTTATTAAAGCACGAACGTAAATCTTTTGCTAACATGTTACCGCTACTCGTCGCAACAGCTCTTATACTTTTGGAATTAATCTTATTTATCGGCAGAAATAACATTTCCAACAAAGATATCTTGAGTATTTTCAGCTTTATGAATACTAGCTTCCTTTATTTCGCACTTTTATTTATTTTGTACGGTATCACAACTATTTTATTTAATCTCTATCCTATTAAGTCACAAGTTGATTATATAATTGTACTTGGTGCTGGACTTTACAACGATAAGGTTACCCCTTTATTAGCCAGTCGAATTGAAGCCGGTATTAAGCTGTATTATCAACAGGAAGAAAAAGGTTATGCCCCTATCTTGATTCTTTCAGGTGGTCAAGGTGCTGATGAAGGAATCTCTGAAGCACAAGCTATGCTGAATTATATCGATGAAAAAGGTTACACTATTGACCGACTTCGTCTAGAAGATAAATCTACTACGACCCGAGAGAATTTATTGTTTTCTCAAACTATCGCCCGTAAAAAAGATGGTATAACTGATTTTTCAAATAAAAAAGTCGTCGTGGCATCTAATAATTACCATATTCTACGAGCAGGTAAAATTGCTGACTCATTAGATATTCCTGTTCGTGGAGTCGGTGCTAAAACAAGATTATACTACTTACCAACAGCATTCATTCGTGAATATATTGGATATCTAGTTATGTCTAAAAAGACTCACCTAGTTGTGATTGGCTTTTTATTCATCATCTTAGTTATTCCATTATTTTTCAAACTATTTATATAGCAAAAAAGAGACCTCCACAGGTCTCTTTTTATTAGCTTAAATGATCTTTTTGGAAATTACCTTTTACTTTATAAATCAAGTTCGTTCTAACAAAGGCTGCTTTATCACATTCATCGATTAATTTATATAATTCAGATAATTCATATTGAGTTGATACGACAGTATAAACAACTACATTTTCTTTTGTATACATACCGTAAG from Vagococcus coleopterorum includes:
- a CDS encoding MucBP domain-containing protein, which codes for MKKCGYLLIAMTLLCQPILGLANDNNMEEQQFTNSVPPSESTNLRTTRPTNNGDGTVEFVGKSWDVIQDYGDGIKMIAMENKIGDSIYSLDYFFNKDEDDNDGYQESVVKATVDEWYKNTIAGSPAEEFVQPVTSHNITLGEVKKKYYWKDNTNGSIGYSQWADTIVSPQSYPTTFGAGKKEAFILSGSDVTKEKAALSDNGVSHLNKLKKNGIDSSWLTSQGGHENMGTILLSDREEVSFSVVTESHAVVPALVVQTFDQAAEGSPVTVKYLDENGNALADDIILAGAVGDTYISEKKEIDGWILKEIPENATGVFSDKEQTITYVYKKREGTTGSSEPEDTNTTETSTTPSETENSTSQSDLNPTDSSTQSNENSVDKERLPQTGENHTFKTTLTALGVLIILLTGLLTYRFKFKN
- a CDS encoding ABC transporter permease, producing MNQLVKLTVLNIKRTFRDVSYILMVIGFPLMFYVLYTQMFSGDVEVNGIPWVEYSLISMIAFGIVGNALSNFGVSLADEKSEGWYDFLKVSPIPESIYIGSQLLASILVSTVSMILMFVAAYLIEGISYTPLEYILFIIIMQVASIVFLALATIIGQFGRSAKPISLFFYLGLSLLGGLWMPVIAMPEGIQKIVTKMPTYHFAEIAHSIQSKQGLNMKSVGILIVYTIVFFVIGKLIANKKR
- a CDS encoding YccF domain-containing protein — encoded protein: MRLVGNIIWLIFGGLTGAIGWFLAGILWCITIIGIPVGLQCFKFAELSLWPFGKEIVTTSTGGTLILNIIWLLVSGIPLALAHFISGIILTITIVGIPFAKQSFKLATLALMPFGARIVKRY
- a CDS encoding helix-turn-helix domain-containing protein, whose translation is MTIGEKIKTKRMELNLTQEALATELNVSRPAVSSWEVGRNYPDLEMIVRISDVLSISLDDLLREDQEMVKTMDKKVKNNKKYKRVIAALVVLILIPLAFEGYFQVVNHRYLKNAESWDKGDQGPYSEGSYELTEEGVTYSTFVFQKGTILLPIMERTPWLVAHDPEAKLIVDVKGKNDVSTLIINERDPSVDFKADVQINEKGEMIGSKKELSPKTKEKTEAYLKQHQAEYQELYKKAMAKWLELTE
- a CDS encoding ABC transporter ATP-binding protein, with protein sequence MGESMIEIKKVSKKFNKITVLDNIDLTINEEDVIGVVGLNGAGKSTLIRMILGLEKPTSGKVKKASLLSADGAVGVMLQEVSAPKKIKVEEWLELVAIFSKAPLSIKRILELTNLTDQKDKLVTHLSQGNQRRLQFGLAVIQNPQLLILDEPTVGMDYLAKLLFWKEVKRLKEEEKMTIILISHDFSEIEAICNRVIILHDHKIKLDREISTAERVDVKEYFDDIIMKEVSDESVS
- a CDS encoding Na+/H+ antiporter, producing the protein MQIVEMILLMLTMVLASNIINRFIPNIAIPLIQVTLGILIAIPTGLHSFELGSELFMLLFLAPLLFNDGANVDKKSLWQERKAVLVLSIGLVFVTVAVLGSFIHWIIPSAPWAACFALAAALAPTDPVAVSALAEKVKIPHKIMHTLEGESLINDASGLVSFQFASAALLTGVFSMANASLSFVLISLGGIFTGVVISFLAMSLVRWLRNQGIESTVSFMLLELLLPFGIFLVAEHFHVNGILAAVSGGIVYSFSYYRVTPEVAQLNVLSKNTWSILSFSLNGLVFVLLGTQLPRVIRVVWENNNISNVRLIAYILSITAILLAIRFVCFWLFKNFQKNSEDRLATSFLYTISGVRGTITLVSALSLPIMLADGSAFMERELMISIAGGVIITTLILANFAMPLFAEENENATERMGHDQEIAILRDVILQLKEQETTENHLAVERVITMYNDRIITLLNSDESDDSQDRLMEKILKWKYTDTIVQMAEGNVSFQTAFLNLRRLNKRLFRLTHDKTYQSQMFYGRLIRKKMRFAKLRSASFEERRAEREYLQESNRNYVLNHLEELDQDAFPQELVDFYFARLQHNGLRSRTSTSEQVNEWLTYAIQLERDSIQDAFELGDINRNEMRVYRENLLAIENTIQYMV
- a CDS encoding iron chaperone — its product is MSKLDNFADYLTKIDNPIHREQLTGVLQWIIDEFPTLETKIAWNQPMFTDHGTFILGLSVAKHHFSIAPEGIVIEKFADKIANANYSTGKQFMRIKWDQPINYDLLRDIIQFNIDDKKDCPTFWRK